In a single window of the Cucurbita pepo subsp. pepo cultivar mu-cu-16 chromosome LG18, ASM280686v2, whole genome shotgun sequence genome:
- the LOC111780412 gene encoding auxin response factor 2B-like, giving the protein MASSEVSINPNSASVPFNDHADSTKLTSDPPNALSARDADFALFTELWNACAGPLVSVPRENDRVFYFPQGHIEQVEASTSQVADQQMPVYDLPSKILCRVINVHLKAEPDTDEVFAQITLVPEANQDEHAVDKEPPPPPPRRFHVHSFCKTLTASDTSTHGGFSVLRRHADECLPPLDMSRQPPTQELVAKDLHGNEWRFRHIFRGQPRRHLLQSGWSVFVSSKRLVAGDAFIFLRGENGELRVGVRRAMRQHGNVPSSVISSHSMHLGVLATAWHAISTGTMFTVYYKPRTSPSEFIVPYDQYMESIKKSYTIGMRFKMRFEGEEAPEQRFTGTIIGCEDADPKRWKDSKWRCLKVRWDETSTISRPEKVSPWKIEPALAPPALNPLPMTRPKRPRSNMVPTSPDSSVLTREGSSRVTVDPSPVSAFTRVLQGQEFSTLRGNFIDGNDPDAAEKSVMWPPSLDDEKIDVVSTSKKHGADCWITPGRSEPTYADLLSGFGTNIDSSHGVRAGMGDPAVVTANSIRKHVMDQDGKFNFLGGSSWSVLPSSLSLNLVDSSQKGHIQAGDLSYQVRGNATFNGFGDHSVAHCHRTEQPHGNWLMAPLSSHFDYPVHSTELMSMPMVFQNQDIMKPKDGNCKLFGISLIKNPAIPDPAGLNRNMNGADVTHLNIHQIHSNESDLKSEPFRGSMLADKSLAINDADKLQQTCTQNLKDAHCKSQGTSARSCTKVQKQGIALGRSVDLSRFNNYDELVAELDQLFEFGGELLAPKKNWLIVYTDDEGDMMLVGDDPWQEFCGMVRKIFIYTREEVQKMNRGSLNLKGDENPSVEGKEAKEIEGQAVPSISAPESS; this is encoded by the exons ATGGCCTCCTCCGAGGTTTCCATCAACCCCAATTCCGCCTCCGTTCCCTTCAACGACCATGCCGATTCTACCAAACTCACCTCCGATCCACCTAACGCTCTCTCTGCCAGGG ATGCTGATTTCGCCCTCTTCACCGAGCTTTGGAATGCTTGTGCTGGTCCTCTCGTTTCTGTTCCTCGCGAAAACGACCGCGTCTTCTACTTCCCTCAGGGCCACATCGAACAG GTGGAAGCATCCACCAGTCAAGTGGCGGACCAACAGATGCCAGTTTATGACCTTCCATCCAAGATCCTCTGCCGCGTTATTAATGTGCATTTAAAG GCCGAGCCAGACACCGATGAGGTATTTGCACAAATAACTTTGGTTCCAGAGGCAAAT CAAGATGAGCATGCTGTGGACAAGGAACCCCCGCCTCCTCCACCTCGGAGATTTCACGTGCATTCTTTTTGCAAGACTCTGACTGCCTCCGACACCAGTACTCATGGGGGGTTTTCAGTCTTGAGACGCCATGCTGATGAATGTCTTCCACCACTG GACATGTCACGACAGCCTCCTACACAGGAGTTGGTTGCCAAGGATTTGCATGGAAATGAATGGCGTTTTCGTCATATATTTCGAG GACAACCACGAAGGCATTTGCTTCAGAGTGGTTGGAGTGTTTTCGTGAGCTCAAAAAGACTGGTTGCGGGAGATGCTTTTATATTCTTGAG GGGTGAGAATGGAGAACTGCGTGTTGGTGTTAGGCGTGCCATGAGACAACATGGTAACGTCCCTTCATCGGTCATATCTAGCCATAGCATGCATCTTGGTGTGCTTGCAACTGCATGGCATGCTATTTCTACAGGCACAATGTTCACTGTCTACTACAAGCCTAG GACTAGCCCTTCTGAATTCATTGTTCCATATGACCAGTATATGGAGTCTATTAAGAAGAGCTACACCATAGGAATGAGGTTCAAAATGAGATTTGAAGGTGAAGAGGCTCCTGAGCAGAG ATTCACTGGTACTATCATTGGATGTGAAGATGCTGATCCCAAAAGGTGGAAAGATTCCAAGTGGAGATGTCTGAAG GTGAGATGGGATGAGACTTCTACTATTTCTCGTCCTGAGAAAGTCTCACCATGGAAAATTGAGCCTGCTCTTGCTCCTCCTGCACTGAACCCTCTTCCTATGACTAGACCTAAAAGGCCTCGATCAAACATGGTGCCTACATCCCCTGATTCCTCTGTTCTTACACGAGAAGGCTCATCAAGAGTGACTGTAGACCCTTCACCAGTCAGTGCATTTACAAGGGTCTTGCAAGGTCAAGAATTCTCGACCTTAAGGGGCAATTTTATCGATGGCAATGATCCTGATGCTGCTGAAAAATCTGTTATGTGGCCTCCTTCACTAGATGATGAGAAAATTGATGTGGTTTCTACATCTAAGAAACATGGAGCAGATTGCTGGATAACTCCAGGAAGGAGTGAGCCAACCTACGCAGATCTTCTGTCAGGTTTTGGAACTAATATTGATTCATCTCATGGTGTCCGAGCTGGCATGGGAGATCCAGCAGTAGTAACTGCTAATTCAATCAGAAAGCATGTCATGGATCAAGATGGAAAGTTTAATTTCCTTGGTGGTAGCTCATGGTCTGTCTTGCCTTCTAGTCTCTCGCTCAACCTTGTGGACTCTAGTCAGAAGGGCCATATTCAGGCTGGTGACTTATCTTATCAAGTGAGAGGAAATGCTACCTTCAATGGATTTGGTGATCATTCCGTGGCCCATTGTCATAGAACAGAACAGCCTCATGGAAACTGGTTGATGGCTCCACTTTCGTCTCATTTTGATTATCCAGTTCACTCAACTGAACTGATGTCGATGCCTATGGTATTTCAGAATCAAGATATAATGAAACCCAAAGATGGGAATTGTAAGCTTTTTGGCATCTCTCTCATTAAGAATCCTGCCATTCCAGACCCTGCAGGATTGAATAGAAATATGAATGGGGCAGATGTTACGCATCTGAATATACATCAAATCCATTCAAACGAGTCTGACCTCAAGTCTGAACCGTTTAGGGGTTCAATGTTGGCTGATAAATCCCTTGCCATTAATGATGCCGATAAGTTGCAGCAAACATGCACGCAAAACTTGAAGGATGCACACTGCAAATCACAGGGTACTTCAGCAAGGAGTTGTACAAAG GTCCAGAAGCAGGGGATTGCACTTGGAAGGTCAGTTGATCTTAGCAGGTTCAACAATTACGATGAATTGGTTGCTGAATTGGACCAACTGTTTGAGTTTGGTGGCGAGCTGCTGGCTCCCAAAAAGAATTGGCTTATTGTATATACGGATGATGAAGGTGATATGATGCTTGTTGGAGACGATCCCTGGCA GGAGTTTTGTGGTATGGTTCGGAAGATTTTTATCTATACAAGAGAAGAGGTCCAGAAGATGAATCGAGGATCTCTAAATTTGAAAGGCGATGAAAATCCATCTGTAGAAGGGAAAGAAGCAAAAGAGATTGAAGGTCAGGCAGTACCTTCGATATCCGCACCCGAGAGTTCTTAG